In the genome of Palaemon carinicauda isolate YSFRI2023 chromosome 15, ASM3689809v2, whole genome shotgun sequence, one region contains:
- the LOC137654204 gene encoding protein GVQW3-like produces MEREDFEINNIKFLVKLGWKGTEIIQALQNVYGDHAPKKTCIFKWIERFRDGREAVEDDEGCGRPTTSKTLENVDALRSLVEEDRRLTVYQIAQIMIILVGSAHSILHADLGLGKLSARWAPKTLQPDQLNLRSELITEILTKIEANEDNFFSRIITCDETWVYQYDPETTQQSKYWLPRRSFSSIKFKRGLSTR; encoded by the coding sequence ATGGAACGTGAGGATTTTGagataaacaatataaaatttttAGTAAAGCTTGGTTGGAAAGGAACAGAGATCATTCAAGCCTTGCAGAACGTTTATGGGGATCATGCTCCGAAGAAAACTTGCATTTTCAAATGGATTGAAAGATTTCGAGATGGTAGAGAAGCGGTTGAAGATGATGAGGGTTGTGGGAgaccaacaacctcaaaaactttagaaaatgttGATGCTCTTAGGAGCCTAGTCGAAGAAGATAGGAGATTGACAGTTTATCAGATAGCTCAGATTATGATCATATTAGTTGGTTCAGCTCATTCGATTTTGCATGCCGACTTAGGCCTCGGCAAGCTTTCGGCGCGGTGGGCCCCAAAAACGTTGCAACCAGATCAGCTAAATCTTAGAAGTGAATTGATAACAGAAATTTTGACCAAAATTGAAGCGAATGAAGACAACTTTTTCAGTCGAATCATCACTTGCGATGAAACATGGGTTTACCAGTATGATCCTGAAACAACACAGCAGTCAAAATATTGGCTTCCCCGCAGATCATTTAGTTCAATCAAATTCAAGAGAGGTCTGTCAACAAGGTAA